From a region of the Apteryx mantelli isolate bAptMan1 chromosome 20, bAptMan1.hap1, whole genome shotgun sequence genome:
- the LOC136993825 gene encoding olfactory receptor 14A16-like — MFSCSSFNEFVLLGFADTQELRLLHFSLFLGIYLAAFLGNSLIITAIACDHRLHTPMYFFLFNLSLLDLGSISTTVPKSMANSLWNTRTISYSGCAAQVFLFVFFISAEYYLLTVMAYDRFVAICRPLHYGTLMGSRACAKMAAAAWASGFLHAVLHTANTFSVTFCQGNVVEQFFCEIPQILKLSCSDSYLREVGVIVVSICFALGCFVFIVLSYVQIFTAVLRIPSEQGRHKAFSMCLPHLAVVSLFLSTSFFAYLKPHSASSTLLDLAVAILYSMLPPAVNPLIYSMRNKELRDALKKLIQLVLVQQQ; from the coding sequence ATGTTCAGctgcagctccttcaatgagtttgTCCTCCTGGGgtttgcggacacacaggagctgaggctcttgcacttctcactgttcctgggcatctacctggctgccttcctgggcaacagcctcatcatcacagccatagcctgcgaccaccgcctccacactcccatgtatttcttcctcttcaatctctccctcctcgaccttggctccatctccaccactgtccccaaatccatggccaattccctctggaacaccaggaccatttcctactcaggatgtgctgcccaggtctttttgtttgtctttttcatttcagctgagtattatcttctcacagtcatggcctatgaccgctttgttgccatctgcagacccctgcactatgggaccctcatgggtaGCAGAGCTTGTGcaaaaatggcagcagctgcctgggccagtggtttcctccatgctgtcctgcacactgcaaacacattttcggtaacattctgccaaggcaatgtcgtggagcagtttttctgtgaaattccccagatcctcaagctctcctgctcagactcctacctcagggaagttggggttattgtggttagtatttgttttgctttggggtgttttgttttcattgtgctgtcctatgtgcagatcttcacagctgtgctgaggatcccctctgagcagggcaggcacaaagccttttccatgtgcctccctcacctggctgttgtctccctgtttctcagcacctcattttttgcctacctgaagccccactCTGCCTCCTCCACACTTCTGGATCTGGCGGTGGCCATTCTGTACTCAatgctgcctccagcagtgaaccccctcatctacagcatgaggaacaaggagctcagggacgcactgaagaaattgattcagctggtactagttcagcagcaatga